A stretch of the Campylobacter concisus genome encodes the following:
- a CDS encoding superoxide dismutase family protein, translated as MKKIVLLSAVLGTLLFAHEGHHFDPKAGEHLVIPVNELSEKGDKSVGEVVAVKTNYGVAFFPNLKGLTAGLHGFHIHENADCGATEKGLGMKAGGHWDPAGTKMHSFAWDDKGHKGDLPALYVDAEGNANYPVLAPKIKSLDELKGHSLMVHVGGDNHSDNPKALGGGGARMLCGVIK; from the coding sequence ATGAAAAAAATCGTTTTACTAAGTGCAGTTTTAGGAACTTTGCTTTTTGCTCACGAAGGTCATCACTTTGATCCAAAGGCTGGCGAACATCTAGTTATACCTGTTAATGAGCTAAGCGAGAAGGGCGACAAGAGTGTCGGCGAAGTAGTAGCTGTTAAGACAAATTACGGCGTTGCATTTTTTCCAAATTTAAAAGGACTTACTGCAGGACTACACGGCTTTCACATCCATGAAAATGCTGACTGTGGTGCGACTGAAAAAGGTCTTGGCATGAAAGCAGGCGGTCACTGGGATCCAGCTGGCACAAAGATGCACTCTTTTGCTTGGGATGACAAAGGTCACAAAGGTGATTTGCCAGCACTTTATGTAGATGCTGAGGGCAATGCGAACTATCCAGTACTAGCTCCAAAGATAAAAAGTCTTGATGAGCTAAAAGGTCACTCACTAATGGTTCATGTTGGTGGCGACAATCACAGCGACAACCCAAAAGCCCTTGGCGGTGGTGGCGCTAGAATGCTTTGTGGCGTTATTAAGTAA
- a CDS encoding TIGR02757 family protein, with amino-acid sequence MSELKSLLDSHVISKNTNSGLFDAPDPLQVATKFKEPNIALICALFAYGNAKMIVKFLNSLEFSLLDESEQNIKKKLSNFKYRFQNENDVKEIFITLSRLKKEADIEQILRQGLAKNGEMIEAVNELIKFIYGLNSYRSDGYEFFFGKSFSKEPQSPYKRYNMYLRWMVRDSDIDLGLFKNLPKDRLLMPLDVHTHRVSLNLGLINRKSYDFKAVMDLTKKLREFDELDPIKYDFALYRIGQSKELETIVKNLNQ; translated from the coding sequence ATGAGCGAGCTAAAGAGCCTTTTAGACTCACACGTAATTAGTAAAAATACAAATTCGGGGCTATTTGACGCCCCGGATCCTCTTCAAGTAGCTACTAAATTTAAAGAGCCAAACATAGCACTCATTTGCGCGTTATTTGCTTACGGCAACGCAAAAATGATAGTGAAATTTCTAAATTCGCTTGAATTTAGCCTGCTTGATGAGAGCGAGCAAAATATCAAGAAAAAATTATCAAATTTTAAATACCGCTTTCAAAATGAAAACGACGTAAAAGAAATTTTTATCACACTTTCACGCCTAAAAAAAGAGGCTGATATTGAGCAAATTTTGCGCCAAGGTCTTGCAAAAAACGGCGAGATGATAGAAGCAGTAAATGAGCTTATTAAATTTATTTATGGGCTAAATTCTTACCGCTCGGACGGATATGAGTTTTTCTTTGGCAAGAGCTTTAGTAAAGAGCCACAAAGCCCATATAAACGATACAATATGTATCTTCGCTGGATGGTTAGAGATAGCGACATTGACCTTGGGCTATTTAAAAATTTACCAAAAGATAGGCTTTTGATGCCACTTGACGTGCACACGCATAGGGTTTCTTTAAATTTAGGACTTATAAATAGAAAGAGCTACGATTTCAAAGCAGTCATGGATCTTACAAAAAAACTTAGAGAATTTGATGAGCTAGACCCGATAAAATACGACTTTGCACTTTATAGAATAGGGCAGAGCAAAGAGCTAGAAACTATCGTAAAAAATCTCAATCAATAA
- the flgK gene encoding flagellar hook-associated protein FlgK, with product MANIFMSLGTGVSGLNAAQLQISTTGNNIANADSNYYTRQRVVQSASPAMNTVPGGVGTGTQVDTITRLHDEFAYSRLKYSSSNLENTAYKQRILQEATKYFPDLKDNGMVKDIQEYFSAWNNFASNPNAGAQKVNLINKASVLTASINRSSKMLYDMHEKIDETIKINIKEINSLGRQIANINKQIQRIESGADAGIKINANDLRDKRDELELAMSKLVNTAVYKSDLKSNSRVDTGITDQGKYYNLNIGGVSIVDGVNFHEISMSSTESGRYTKIYYEREDGRRIPMEEKITGGKIGAALDLRGRNYEPDNDKFSDGTIQKYIDNLNTFSKTLITSTNNIYAESAVEISNSDPISYLEGDKTLMNHDNSIRNGSFEAIVYDNKGNVVARKTINVNGTTTMNDTRYGNSIVKDFNSNSDDNKDNNMLNDVDDFFEASYFYDKNTKKGTFSLIPKQAQGLYSISIVDHGTNFPGAVGINRFFSGTDSNSIGINQNFTQDHTKLRAYSKPVIGNNEVANKMIQLQYQKQTFYSSGIALDRDETIEGYYRYLTTDMASDTEANNTIHDTNTSLQKTAEEEFQSTSGVDTNEELTNLIRFQASYGAAAKIITTVDQMLDTLLSLKQ from the coding sequence ATGGCTAATATTTTTATGTCATTAGGCACGGGTGTTTCAGGACTAAATGCGGCCCAGCTTCAAATAAGTACAACCGGAAATAATATCGCAAACGCTGATAGCAACTACTATACAAGGCAGCGTGTTGTCCAATCCGCATCTCCAGCGATGAATACAGTACCTGGCGGAGTTGGTACAGGCACGCAAGTAGATACTATAACAAGGCTTCATGATGAGTTTGCCTACTCAAGACTAAAATACTCATCGTCAAATTTAGAAAATACAGCCTATAAACAAAGAATTTTGCAAGAAGCTACAAAATATTTTCCTGATCTAAAAGATAATGGAATGGTAAAGGATATTCAGGAGTATTTTTCCGCGTGGAATAACTTTGCTTCAAACCCTAATGCAGGTGCTCAGAAAGTAAATTTGATAAATAAAGCAAGTGTATTGACTGCAAGTATCAACCGCTCATCAAAGATGCTTTACGATATGCATGAAAAGATTGATGAAACGATAAAAATAAATATAAAAGAGATAAATTCGCTAGGCAGACAAATAGCAAACATTAATAAGCAAATCCAAAGAATAGAATCAGGCGCGGATGCTGGTATAAAAATAAATGCAAATGATCTTCGTGATAAACGTGATGAGCTTGAGCTTGCTATGTCAAAGCTGGTAAATACAGCAGTTTATAAAAGCGATCTAAAGAGCAATTCTAGGGTAGATACAGGAATAACAGATCAAGGAAAATACTACAATCTAAACATTGGTGGCGTAAGTATCGTTGATGGTGTAAATTTTCACGAAATTTCTATGAGTTCAACTGAAAGTGGACGATATACAAAAATTTATTATGAAAGAGAAGATGGCAGAAGAATCCCAATGGAAGAAAAGATCACAGGCGGTAAAATCGGAGCTGCACTTGATCTTAGGGGCCGAAACTACGAGCCAGATAATGATAAATTTAGCGACGGAACGATCCAAAAATACATTGATAATTTAAATACATTTAGTAAAACATTGATAACAAGTACAAATAATATCTATGCCGAATCCGCAGTTGAAATTTCTAACTCAGATCCGATAAGTTATTTAGAAGGCGATAAGACGTTGATGAATCATGATAATAGTATAAGAAACGGAAGTTTTGAAGCTATTGTTTATGATAACAAAGGCAATGTCGTGGCCAGAAAAACTATAAATGTAAATGGTACGACGACGATGAATGATACAAGATATGGCAACTCTATCGTCAAAGACTTTAACTCAAACTCAGATGACAATAAAGACAATAATATGCTAAATGACGTTGATGACTTTTTTGAGGCGTCATATTTTTATGATAAAAATACTAAAAAAGGCACATTTTCTCTCATTCCAAAACAAGCTCAAGGGCTTTATAGCATATCAATAGTCGATCACGGTACAAATTTTCCAGGCGCTGTTGGCATAAATAGATTTTTTTCAGGTACTGACTCAAATAGTATCGGCATAAATCAAAATTTTACCCAAGACCACACAAAGCTTCGTGCCTACTCAAAGCCAGTTATCGGAAATAATGAGGTTGCAAATAAAATGATCCAGCTTCAGTATCAAAAGCAGACCTTTTACTCAAGTGGCATAGCACTTGATAGAGATGAGACGATCGAGGGATATTACCGCTATCTTACGACTGACATGGCGAGTGATACAGAGGCAAATAATACTATCCACGACACAAATACGTCTTTGCAAAAGACAGCTGAAGAGGAATTTCAATCAACAAGTGGCGTAGATACCAATGAAGAGCTTACAAATTTGATCCGCTTTCAAGCAAGTTACGGCGCAGCGGCAAAGATCATCACAACCGTTGATCAAATGCTTGACACGCTTCTTTCACTAAAACAATGA
- the flgN gene encoding flagellar export chaperone FlgN, translating into MIKKLLDEAIGELDELINLTIQDIANIKEAKHSSVDESVKKKNALVRAFEDTKRALDKELLKVSKESGTTTLATVLDDEVKSKLVLMRSKLENLHKVNKEYARHVVAVKEFFDSLNEKIFGTKTSEYGQDGNSIDNNFYKSRV; encoded by the coding sequence ATGATAAAAAAGCTTTTGGACGAGGCTATAGGCGAGCTTGATGAGCTCATAAATTTAACCATACAAGATATCGCAAATATAAAAGAGGCTAAGCACTCAAGCGTTGATGAGAGTGTAAAGAAAAAAAATGCCTTAGTTCGTGCATTTGAAGATACAAAAAGAGCACTAGATAAAGAGCTTTTAAAGGTATCAAAAGAGAGCGGTACGACTACACTTGCTACTGTTTTAGACGATGAAGTGAAGTCAAAGCTTGTACTTATGCGTTCAAAGCTTGAAAATTTACATAAAGTTAATAAAGAATATGCAAGACATGTTGTTGCTGTTAAAGAATTTTTTGACTCACTTAATGAAAAAATTTTTGGAACTAAAACAAGTGAATACGGCCAAGATGGAAATAGCATAGATAATAATTTTTATAAATCAAGGGTTTAA
- a CDS encoding flagellar biosynthesis anti-sigma factor FlgM — translation MITPLNQRPNFQANTLNKNSDAKVETQSKEVRTNENAKLKEIADAIANGTYQVDISKTARAVADALL, via the coding sequence ATGATAACACCTTTGAACCAAAGACCAAATTTTCAGGCAAATACGCTAAATAAAAATAGCGATGCCAAGGTCGAAACTCAGAGTAAAGAAGTAAGAACAAACGAAAACGCAAAGCTAAAAGAGATAGCTGATGCCATAGCAAATGGCACTTATCAGGTTGATATCTCAAAAACGGCTAGGGCTGTGGCTGATGCGCTGCTGTAA
- a CDS encoding rod-binding protein, with protein sequence MQIDNTLALNSYNEISTNKIKNANAKQDALLKEQTDAFEAYMVKAVLDIALKEDEHNSLYPKAAGSDIYRSMYNDAMSKALSGNLGFSELLYDFLKRDS encoded by the coding sequence ATGCAAATAGATAACACCTTAGCGCTAAATTCATACAATGAAATTTCAACAAATAAGATAAAAAATGCAAATGCTAAACAAGATGCACTTTTAAAAGAGCAAACCGATGCGTTTGAGGCATATATGGTAAAGGCTGTACTTGATATTGCTTTAAAAGAAGATGAGCACAACTCGCTATATCCAAAAGCTGCTGGTAGCGATATCTATAGGTCAATGTATAACGATGCAATGAGTAAAGCATTGAGTGGAAATCTTGGTTTTTCAGAACTTTTGTACGATTTTTTAAAGAGAGACTCTTAA
- a CDS encoding flagellar basal body P-ring protein FlgI gives MKKFLSFVAASVIATSAFATQIKELASIVGVRDNQLIGYGLVVGLNGTGDGSTSKFTIQSLSNMLQGVNVKINPDDIKSKNAAAVMVTAKLPAFARHGNKLDVVISSIGDAKSLQGGTLLMTPLKGVDGDIYALAQGALSIGGKSVGRSGGNHPTVGSILNGALVEREVTYDIYNQDNIRLSLKDTNFKTALDIQNAINANISDDAAKAIDPRTVIVKKPDDVSIIELASAVLDLDVEYKPDEKIVVDERTGTIVSGINAVVSPVVLTHGAITIKIEPNSYDEAAQNDVNIGSDTSVAPSQNLLKISGEKTTVANVTRALNKLGATPSDIISILENLKRVGAIQVDLEII, from the coding sequence ATGAAAAAATTTTTATCTTTTGTAGCAGCTTCAGTGATAGCTACTTCAGCCTTTGCTACGCAGATAAAAGAGCTTGCAAGCATAGTTGGCGTAAGAGATAACCAGCTAATAGGCTACGGCCTAGTTGTCGGACTAAACGGCACAGGTGATGGCTCAACGTCAAAATTTACGATCCAGTCTTTATCAAACATGCTTCAAGGTGTAAACGTAAAGATAAATCCAGATGATATCAAGTCAAAAAACGCAGCTGCTGTTATGGTAACAGCTAAGCTTCCTGCATTTGCAAGGCATGGCAATAAGCTTGATGTCGTTATCTCATCTATTGGCGATGCAAAAAGTTTGCAAGGTGGTACTCTTCTAATGACGCCACTAAAAGGCGTTGATGGTGATATTTACGCTTTGGCTCAGGGTGCTTTAAGCATCGGTGGTAAAAGCGTGGGTAGATCAGGTGGCAATCACCCGACCGTTGGCTCTATTCTAAATGGAGCTTTGGTTGAACGAGAAGTAACTTATGATATTTACAATCAAGATAACATAAGACTAAGCCTAAAAGATACAAATTTTAAAACTGCTCTTGATATCCAAAATGCTATAAATGCAAATATTTCTGATGATGCCGCAAAGGCGATCGATCCAAGAACGGTTATCGTTAAAAAGCCAGATGATGTTAGTATTATCGAGCTTGCAAGCGCTGTGCTTGATCTTGATGTGGAGTATAAGCCAGATGAGAAGATAGTGGTTGATGAAAGAACTGGCACGATAGTAAGTGGCATAAATGCTGTGGTTAGTCCAGTTGTCTTAACGCATGGTGCAATCACAATAAAAATAGAGCCAAATAGCTACGATGAGGCAGCGCAAAATGATGTAAATATAGGAAGTGATACGTCTGTCGCACCTAGTCAAAATTTACTTAAAATTTCAGGCGAAAAAACAACCGTTGCAAACGTAACAAGAGCTTTAAATAAGCTTGGGGCAACACCAAGCGATATCATATCGATACTTGAAAATTTAAAGCGAGTTGGTGCGATACAGGTTGATTTGGAGATAATATAA
- the rsmD gene encoding 16S rRNA (guanine(966)-N(2))-methyltransferase RsmD, translating into MKLYTKISSGKFKGKRLELPSLSTTRSTKSIVKESFFNVIRDEIYSLTFIEGFGGSGVMASEAVSNGAREVIAIEKDRAAFKITQSNLASLECSNLKAINGDTFSVLPDLVNSQSGKVLLYLDPPFDIRAGFDDIYEKLVNLISQLKKEKIYMIVFEHNSDFKFSDEISTYKLVKFKKFGATSLSYFQ; encoded by the coding sequence GTGAAGCTTTACACTAAAATTTCAAGTGGTAAATTTAAAGGCAAAAGGCTTGAACTTCCAAGTCTAAGCACGACTAGAAGCACAAAAAGCATCGTAAAAGAGTCATTTTTTAACGTCATTAGAGATGAAATTTACTCACTTACATTTATAGAGGGTTTTGGTGGAAGTGGCGTGATGGCAAGCGAGGCCGTTAGCAACGGAGCACGTGAGGTTATCGCTATCGAAAAAGATAGAGCCGCTTTTAAGATCACGCAAAGCAACCTTGCAAGCCTAGAATGCTCAAATTTAAAAGCGATAAATGGCGATACTTTTTCTGTCTTGCCTGATCTTGTAAATTCTCAAAGTGGTAAAGTCTTGCTCTACCTTGATCCGCCATTTGACATAAGAGCTGGCTTTGATGATATCTACGAAAAACTTGTAAATTTAATCTCGCAGTTAAAAAAAGAGAAAATTTATATGATAGTTTTTGAGCACAACAGCGACTTTAAATTTAGCGATGAAATTTCTACATATAAGCTTGTAAAATTTAAAAAATTTGGAGCTACTTCGCTCTCTTACTTCCAATAA
- a CDS encoding ornithine carbamoyltransferase — MKISFECECILLQKTLLLFCGNLAAHHKDCDFVVSDREIATKKPLFIIGKNAHLSHPFNKTTLLDTLEEFYSAMQISKANELNEAKNEKGLEEKISLLIDKFKADLLEILRANQ; from the coding sequence ATGAAAATTTCATTTGAGTGCGAGTGTATTTTGCTTCAAAAGACACTGTTGCTTTTTTGTGGAAATTTGGCTGCTCATCATAAGGATTGTGATTTTGTAGTGAGTGACCGCGAGATTGCGACAAAAAAACCACTATTTATAATAGGGAAAAATGCTCATCTTTCTCATCCTTTTAACAAGACGACACTTCTTGATACGCTTGAAGAATTTTACTCAGCTATGCAAATTTCAAAAGCAAATGAGCTAAATGAAGCTAAAAATGAAAAGGGCTTAGAAGAGAAGATTTCACTTTTGATAGATAAATTTAAAGCCGATTTACTTGAAATTTTAAGGGCAAATCAGTGA
- a CDS encoding FlaG family protein, translating into MEIFKAAANQVLDTSMSTSTQRQIDSRPIEHSDVKLSADKNNETKDVNELDGLSNEELAKRTREVTDRLNYQMQQLDTNVRFAYNEKLNLMVVQVKDAKTGEEITQLPSKEAIRISEYFKESIGILFDKES; encoded by the coding sequence ATGGAAATCTTTAAGGCAGCAGCAAATCAGGTACTAGATACGAGCATGAGCACATCTACTCAGCGTCAAATAGATAGCAGACCTATCGAGCATTCTGATGTTAAATTAAGTGCTGATAAAAACAATGAAACCAAAGATGTTAACGAGCTAGACGGACTTAGCAACGAAGAGCTTGCCAAAAGAACAAGAGAGGTCACTGACAGACTAAACTATCAAATGCAGCAGCTCGATACTAATGTAAGATTTGCTTACAACGAGAAGCTAAATTTAATGGTCGTGCAAGTAAAAGACGCTAAAACTGGCGAGGAGATAACACAACTTCCAAGCAAAGAAGCTATAAGAATAAGCGAGTATTTCAAGGAAAGTATCGGAATACTTTTTGACAAGGAGAGTTAA
- the fliD gene encoding flagellar filament capping protein FliD, which translates to MAVGNVTNLGIGTKNSGLNDDLIKKLKEADEAGQIKPLTKRLERNDLKQKDLAALKTLVSNVNVSGKTLGGEALYLKRTTNNAGKSVTASAANGVSVQNFSIDVQKLAQKDTFQSSNFKNASSLVGATNNGSFDVEIDGQKFSISVTRSTTYQDIVDKINDISGGKLQARILNVGGDKPNQIMLQSGNTGATQTIKFSNDTAGVLDKLGWDSTQFQDKDANGTLLTNPDGTPKMTSNFEKNRILKAQDAEFTYNGVNVKRSKNTFNDLRPGISITLNETGKTNVSVSQDTKEVIKAVEEFIKDYNLMTMNLGIATKYDEEKGAGTFQGVSEISSLRSNIGRLVNGQDSEGKALSKYGIVPDKDGQLQLDLNKLNAALSKDPEEIQKFFMGSSKIEPISYMGASTVSAGALDIKAGDLTINGKSVTFSTTATATAEENALKLQQAINDAGITGVTASLDKSGKRIVLKRSDGENIEVKGKNSALTALGMNEATINPVTKKTDGLFTKLAKMLDGVVGKSGTMVAMQNQLKDENESITKNKESTQKLLDEKYTTMQERFIKYNAIIASLENQFSTLKSMIDAEINSRK; encoded by the coding sequence ATGGCAGTAGGTAACGTAACAAATTTAGGAATCGGTACAAAAAATAGCGGACTAAATGACGATCTTATCAAGAAATTAAAAGAAGCAGATGAAGCAGGACAGATCAAGCCTTTAACAAAAAGGCTAGAGAGAAATGACCTAAAGCAAAAAGACCTTGCAGCGCTAAAAACTCTAGTTAGCAACGTAAACGTAAGTGGCAAAACACTTGGCGGAGAGGCACTTTATCTAAAAAGAACTACAAACAATGCTGGCAAAAGCGTAACAGCCTCAGCAGCAAATGGCGTTAGCGTGCAAAATTTTAGTATAGATGTGCAAAAACTTGCTCAAAAAGATACATTTCAAAGCTCAAATTTCAAAAACGCTTCAAGCTTAGTAGGTGCGACAAACAACGGCTCTTTTGATGTTGAAATCGATGGACAAAAATTTTCTATTAGCGTAACTAGATCAACCACATATCAAGATATTGTAGACAAGATAAATGATATCAGTGGTGGTAAATTACAAGCTAGAATTTTAAATGTTGGCGGAGATAAACCAAATCAAATCATGCTTCAATCAGGCAATACTGGCGCAACACAGACTATTAAATTTTCAAATGATACGGCTGGTGTTTTAGATAAGCTTGGCTGGGATAGTACGCAGTTTCAGGACAAAGATGCAAATGGTACTCTACTAACAAATCCTGATGGTACACCAAAGATGACATCAAATTTTGAAAAAAATAGAATTTTAAAGGCACAAGATGCGGAATTTACATATAACGGAGTAAATGTAAAAAGAAGCAAAAATACCTTCAACGACTTAAGGCCGGGAATTTCTATTACATTAAATGAAACTGGTAAAACAAACGTAAGCGTCTCTCAGGATACAAAAGAGGTAATAAAAGCGGTTGAAGAATTTATCAAAGACTACAACCTAATGACCATGAACCTTGGTATAGCCACAAAATATGACGAGGAAAAGGGAGCTGGCACTTTCCAAGGCGTTAGCGAAATTTCAAGCTTAAGATCAAACATTGGTCGTCTTGTAAATGGACAAGATAGCGAAGGCAAAGCATTAAGTAAATATGGCATAGTGCCTGATAAAGACGGACAACTTCAGCTTGATCTAAATAAACTAAATGCAGCTCTTAGCAAAGATCCTGAAGAGATTCAGAAATTTTTCATGGGATCAAGCAAGATCGAGCCAATAAGCTATATGGGAGCATCGACTGTTAGCGCTGGAGCACTAGACATAAAAGCTGGTGATCTTACGATAAATGGCAAGTCAGTTACGTTCTCAACTACAGCCACAGCCACAGCCGAAGAGAACGCACTAAAGCTTCAACAAGCTATAAATGACGCTGGCATAACTGGAGTTACAGCTAGTCTTGATAAAAGTGGTAAAAGAATCGTCTTAAAAAGAAGCGATGGCGAAAATATCGAGGTAAAAGGTAAAAATTCAGCCTTAACAGCTCTAGGTATGAATGAAGCTACCATAAATCCAGTAACCAAAAAGACAGATGGGCTATTTACAAAGCTAGCTAAAATGCTTGATGGTGTCGTTGGCAAAAGTGGTACGATGGTTGCTATGCAAAATCAGTTAAAAGACGAAAACGAGTCGATCACAAAAAACAAAGAGAGCACACAAAAGCTTTTAGATGAAAAGTACACAACAATGCAAGAGCGTTTTATCAAGTATAACGCTATCATCGCGAGCTTAGAAAATCAGTTCTCGACACTAAAATCAATGATCGATGCAGAGATAAATAGTAGAAAATAA
- the fliS gene encoding flagellar export chaperone FliS → MNQSAYSAYAQSSFGGIESPTKLIEMLYDGILKFIFRTKKAIEAGDIEKKVYYINRTNAIFVELLNSLDYSQGDVAHYLSGLYTRQMQLLAMANIQNDVAALNEVTNVVKQLSEAWREVTSGE, encoded by the coding sequence ATGAATCAAAGTGCATATAGTGCATACGCACAGTCTAGTTTTGGGGGCATAGAGTCCCCAACTAAATTAATAGAAATGCTTTATGACGGAATTTTAAAATTTATATTTCGTACAAAAAAGGCGATAGAAGCTGGAGATATAGAGAAAAAAGTTTATTATATTAATAGGACAAACGCTATTTTTGTTGAGCTTTTAAATTCGCTTGATTATTCTCAAGGCGACGTAGCCCACTATCTTAGCGGCCTCTATACAAGACAGATGCAGCTTCTTGCTATGGCAAATATACAAAATGATGTCGCAGCCTTAAATGAAGTAACCAATGTCGTAAAGCAACTATCAGAAGCATGGAGAGAGGTAACATCAGGTGAATAG
- a CDS encoding Type 1 glutamine amidotransferase-like domain-containing protein, producing MANIFLCSYFAEVASKINEVVNFQGKDIVFIDTAAKFEEVNFYVGEAVEILENFGAKLRRLDVSCAKNSAALVSSQDEPSCEDEILSAISQCDIIYVSGGNTFYLLNELRKSCAAQAIKNAVKAGKIYIGESAGAIVAAPDTRYATLMDENSAKTSDFTGLNLVDFYIVPHFGCEPFVEAARETMKKFGNSCDLRPINNAEFIAL from the coding sequence ATGGCAAATATTTTTCTTTGCTCTTACTTTGCGGAGGTTGCGAGCAAGATTAATGAAGTGGTAAATTTTCAAGGCAAAGATATTGTTTTTATAGATACTGCGGCCAAATTTGAAGAGGTAAATTTCTACGTCGGCGAAGCGGTGGAAATTTTAGAAAATTTTGGTGCGAAGCTAAGACGCCTTGACGTCTCTTGCGCCAAGAATTCGGCGGCACTAGTATCTAGCCAAGATGAGCCATCTTGTGAAGATGAAATTTTATCTGCCATTAGTCAGTGTGATATCATTTACGTTAGCGGTGGAAATACATTTTATCTGCTTAACGAGCTGCGAAAATCGTGTGCCGCCCAAGCTATAAAAAATGCAGTCAAAGCGGGCAAAATTTATATCGGTGAGTCGGCGGGAGCGATCGTGGCCGCACCAGATACGAGATATGCTACGCTGATGGATGAAAATAGCGCGAAAACGAGTGATTTTACAGGGTTAAATTTGGTTGATTTTTACATCGTACCGCACTTTGGTTGTGAGCCTTTTGTGGAAGCTGCACGCGAGACAATGAAAAAATTTGGCAATTCTTGTGATTTGCGTCCTATAAATAATGCTGAATTTATTGCGCTTTGA
- the truD gene encoding tRNA pseudouridine(13) synthase TruD yields MQETTTFKPLYALTHAPIEAYFSKNSDDFVVREIPLYEFSGDGEHLIVEISKKDMTTSDALHALSEVTGAKMRDFGYAGLKDKQGMTTQFISMPRKFEGTLANFSHEKMKILNLSVHKNKLRIGHLKGNSFFIRLKKVLPSNAKKLEQAFVSIDKMGYANYFGYQRFGKFGDNAETGLELLKNGTINGKKSKNVKLNDFLISAYQSDLFNRWLSKRVEISRLAQDFSLGELAQIYPYLDGTILKNLKSQKRFFKLIEGEVLGHYPHGKCFLCEDLDAEGARFDARDITSCGLIAGAKAYEAQGAARAVEDQIFSQANEYKAKMTGSRRFAWCYLEDASYKYNEEKAHFMINFTLQKGSYATVVLEEILHKNIFE; encoded by the coding sequence ATGCAAGAAACCACCACTTTTAAGCCACTTTATGCGCTGACTCATGCGCCCATAGAGGCCTATTTTTCTAAAAATTCAGATGATTTTGTCGTGCGTGAGATACCACTTTACGAGTTTAGTGGGGATGGCGAGCACTTGATCGTTGAAATTTCTAAAAAAGATATGACGACAAGCGACGCTTTACACGCTTTAAGCGAGGTTACAGGAGCTAAGATGCGTGATTTTGGCTATGCTGGGCTAAAGGACAAGCAGGGCATGACGACACAATTTATCTCAATGCCTCGTAAATTTGAGGGTACGCTTGCAAACTTTAGCCATGAAAAGATGAAAATTTTAAATTTAAGCGTGCATAAAAATAAGCTTCGTATCGGACATCTAAAGGGAAATAGCTTTTTTATCCGCTTAAAAAAGGTGCTACCAAGTAATGCCAAAAAGCTAGAGCAAGCATTTGTTAGTATCGATAAAATGGGCTATGCAAACTACTTTGGCTATCAGCGTTTTGGTAAATTTGGCGACAATGCCGAAACTGGCCTGGAGCTTCTTAAAAATGGGACGATAAACGGCAAAAAGAGCAAAAATGTAAAGCTAAACGACTTTTTGATCTCGGCATATCAAAGTGATCTTTTTAATCGCTGGCTTAGCAAACGCGTGGAGATTTCGAGGCTTGCGCAGGATTTTAGCCTAGGTGAGCTAGCTCAAATTTACCCGTATCTTGACGGCACGATTTTGAAAAATTTAAAATCGCAAAAGAGATTTTTTAAGCTAATTGAGGGCGAAGTTTTGGGGCACTACCCGCACGGCAAGTGCTTTTTGTGCGAGGATTTGGATGCGGAGGGCGCGCGCTTTGACGCTAGAGATATCACTAGCTGCGGGCTGATCGCGGGTGCGAAGGCGTATGAGGCGCAGGGCGCAGCTAGGGCAGTAGAGGATCAAATTTTCTCGCAGGCAAATGAATACAAAGCTAAAATGACGGGATCTAGGCGCTTTGCGTGGTGCTACTTGGAGGATGCGAGCTACAAATACAACGAGGAAAAAGCGCACTTTATGATAAATTTCACGCTGCAAAAAGGCAGCTACGCGACTGTTGTGCTAGAAGAAATCTTGCATAAAAATATCTTTGAGTAG